In Pseudomonas saudiphocaensis, one DNA window encodes the following:
- the flhB gene encoding flagellar biosynthesis protein FlhB, whose amino-acid sequence MAENENGAEKSEEPTAKRLRESREKGQLARSRELNTVAVTLGGIGGLLASGAGLAGSLMMMMQGSFDLSRETLLDESSMVRLLTSSGMLALEAIMPLLVVLLIVSIVGPVSLGGWLFSAKAMAPKFSRMNPGAGLKRMFSAKALVELLKALGKFLVVLTVALLVLNAYQDDLLSIAKQPLELAIAHSVEIVGWCALWMACGLILIAAVDVPFQLWDNKKKLMMTKQEVKDEYKDSEGKPEVKSRIRQLQREAAQRRMMQAVPEADVVITNPTHFAVALKYDGGKGGAPLLVAKGSDFTALKIREIAQEHQVTVLESPALARAVYYSTELEQEIPAGLYLAVAQVLAYVYQLRQYRAGKGKRPEPLNELPIPPDLRRDET is encoded by the coding sequence ATGGCTGAGAACGAAAACGGCGCCGAAAAAAGCGAAGAACCCACGGCCAAACGGCTGCGTGAGTCCCGCGAGAAAGGACAGCTTGCACGTTCCCGCGAACTCAACACAGTGGCCGTTACCCTGGGCGGAATTGGCGGTCTGCTCGCTTCGGGTGCGGGGCTGGCCGGCAGCCTGATGATGATGATGCAGGGCAGTTTCGACCTCAGTCGTGAAACCCTGCTCGATGAAAGCTCCATGGTCAGGCTGCTGACGAGCAGCGGCATGCTGGCGCTTGAAGCGATCATGCCGCTGCTAGTCGTATTGTTGATCGTCTCCATCGTTGGCCCGGTGTCGCTTGGTGGCTGGCTGTTTTCAGCCAAGGCGATGGCGCCGAAGTTCAGTCGGATGAATCCGGGTGCCGGCCTCAAGCGCATGTTCTCCGCCAAGGCCCTGGTGGAGCTGCTCAAGGCCCTCGGCAAGTTTCTGGTGGTGCTGACGGTCGCGCTGCTGGTACTCAATGCCTATCAGGATGATCTGCTGTCTATCGCCAAGCAGCCGCTGGAGCTGGCTATCGCCCATAGCGTGGAAATCGTCGGCTGGTGTGCATTGTGGATGGCCTGCGGACTGATCCTGATCGCTGCGGTGGATGTGCCGTTCCAGCTTTGGGACAACAAGAAGAAGCTGATGATGACCAAGCAGGAGGTCAAGGACGAGTACAAGGATTCCGAGGGCAAGCCCGAGGTCAAGTCGCGGATTCGTCAGCTGCAGCGTGAGGCGGCCCAGCGCCGGATGATGCAGGCCGTGCCGGAGGCCGATGTGGTGATCACCAACCCGACGCACTTTGCCGTGGCGTTGAAATATGACGGCGGCAAGGGCGGGGCGCCGCTGCTGGTGGCCAAGGGGAGCGACTTTACCGCGCTGAAGATTCGCGAGATCGCCCAGGAACACCAGGTCACCGTGCTTGAATCGCCGGCGTTGGCGCGAGCGGTGTATTACTCCACTGAGCTGGAGCAGGAGATTCCGGCTGGCCTGTACCTGGCGGTGGCGCAGGTATTGGCTTATGTCTATCAGCTGCGCCAGTACCGTGCGGGCAAGGGCAAACGGCCGGAGCCGCTAAATGAATTGCCGATCCCACCCGATCTGCGGCGGGATGAAACCTAG
- the sodC gene encoding superoxide dismutase family protein — MKQWFIAALAGCTALGLQAETLSVPVHAVTAQGVGESLGDVRIETSQYGLVFHPELSGLEAGTHGFHLHAKGSCEPADIDGKATPAGAAGGHWDPKNSGKHGEPWGDGHLGDLPALMVDTQGKASQPVLAPRLQSLGDIKGLALMVHKGGDNHADHPQPLGGGGARVACGVIK; from the coding sequence ATGAAACAATGGTTTATCGCGGCACTTGCCGGCTGTACGGCACTGGGGCTGCAAGCCGAAACCCTAAGCGTGCCGGTCCATGCCGTGACGGCTCAGGGGGTTGGCGAATCCCTGGGCGATGTCCGAATCGAAACCAGCCAGTATGGGTTGGTGTTTCATCCCGAGCTGTCCGGCCTGGAGGCTGGAACCCACGGTTTCCACCTGCACGCAAAGGGCAGTTGCGAGCCTGCCGACATCGACGGCAAGGCCACTCCGGCGGGAGCCGCAGGCGGTCACTGGGACCCGAAGAACAGTGGCAAGCACGGCGAACCTTGGGGCGACGGCCACCTGGGCGACCTTCCGGCCTTGATGGTTGACACCCAGGGCAAGGCCAGCCAGCCGGTCCTGGCGCCACGCCTGCAAAGCCTGGGCGATATCAAGGGGCTGGCATTGATGGTGCATAAGGGGGGCGACAACCATGCCGACCATCCCCAACCACTTGGCGGTGGCGGCGCGCGGGTCGCTTGCGGGGTGATCAAGTAA
- the flhA gene encoding flagellar biosynthesis protein FlhA, whose translation MNRTQIFQIGNGVMGAGRGNLGVPLLLLVLLGMMMLPVPPFLLDVLFTFNIALSIVVLLVSVYALRPLDFAVFPTVLLVATLLRLALNVASTRVVLIHGHEGGSSAGHVIEAFGNVVIGGNYVVGVVVFAILMIINFVVVTKGAGRISEVSARFTLDAMPGKQMAIDADLNSGLIDQDEAKKRRVEVSSEADFYGSMDGASKFVRGDAIAGLLILFINLLGGMGIGMLQHGLSFSEAGQIYALLTIGDGLVAQIPSLLLSTAAAIMVTRVTSSEDMGQQINRQMFASPKALAVSAGLMIAMGLVPGMPHMSFLGLGGVAAGAAYWIWHRQKQVKQKAEQEVKAQQELLPAQRAAETRELGWEDVTPVDMVGLEVGYRLIPLVDRNQGGQLLARIKGVRKKLSQDLGFLMPSVHIRDNLDLLPNAYRLTLMGVSLAEAEVYPDRELAINPGQVFGPLNGIAAKDPAFGLEAVWIEASQRDQAQSLGYTVVDASTVIATHLNQILHKHAHELLGHEEVQQLMQLLAKSSPKLAEELVPGMISLSTLLKVLQALLQEQVPVRDIRTIAEAIANVAPKSQDPAAMVAAVRVALSRAIVQNVVGLEPQLPVITLEPRLEQILLNSLQKAGQGADDGILLEPGMAEKLQRSLVDAAQRQEMLGKPAILLVAGPVRAMLSRFARLAVPSIHVLAYQEIPDNKQVTIVATVGQN comes from the coding sequence TTGAATCGCACGCAAATCTTCCAGATAGGCAATGGCGTGATGGGGGCCGGCCGAGGCAACCTCGGCGTGCCGCTGCTGCTGCTCGTGCTGCTCGGCATGATGATGCTGCCGGTGCCGCCGTTCCTCTTGGACGTGCTGTTTACCTTCAATATCGCACTGTCCATCGTCGTTCTGCTGGTCAGCGTCTATGCGTTGCGACCTCTAGACTTCGCCGTATTTCCAACCGTACTGCTTGTCGCCACCCTGCTGCGCCTGGCGCTGAACGTCGCCTCTACCCGAGTCGTGTTGATCCACGGTCATGAAGGAGGCAGCTCGGCTGGACATGTGATCGAAGCCTTCGGCAACGTGGTCATCGGCGGCAACTACGTCGTGGGTGTCGTGGTTTTCGCGATCCTGATGATCATCAACTTTGTTGTGGTGACCAAGGGCGCGGGGCGTATTTCAGAAGTGAGCGCGCGCTTCACCCTCGACGCCATGCCTGGCAAGCAGATGGCCATCGATGCCGACCTGAACTCAGGTTTGATCGATCAGGACGAAGCCAAGAAACGGCGTGTCGAGGTTTCATCGGAGGCTGACTTCTACGGTTCCATGGACGGTGCCAGCAAGTTCGTTCGCGGTGACGCCATCGCCGGTCTGCTGATTCTGTTTATCAATCTGCTGGGTGGCATGGGTATCGGCATGCTCCAGCATGGCCTGAGCTTTTCCGAAGCGGGACAAATTTATGCCCTGCTGACCATCGGTGATGGCCTGGTGGCACAGATTCCATCACTGCTGCTGTCCACTGCTGCGGCCATTATGGTTACCCGCGTCACTAGCTCCGAAGACATGGGTCAGCAGATCAATCGGCAGATGTTCGCCTCACCCAAGGCGCTCGCTGTGTCCGCAGGGCTGATGATTGCCATGGGGCTGGTGCCGGGCATGCCGCATATGTCGTTTCTCGGGCTCGGTGGCGTCGCTGCGGGTGCCGCCTATTGGATCTGGCATCGCCAGAAACAGGTCAAGCAAAAGGCCGAGCAAGAGGTCAAGGCGCAGCAGGAACTGCTGCCGGCCCAGCGAGCGGCGGAAACCAGGGAGCTGGGCTGGGAAGACGTCACGCCCGTGGATATGGTCGGCCTGGAAGTCGGCTATCGTTTGATTCCACTGGTGGATCGCAATCAGGGCGGGCAGCTGTTGGCCAGAATCAAGGGGGTGCGCAAGAAGCTGTCCCAGGACCTGGGCTTTCTAATGCCGTCGGTACACATTCGCGACAACCTCGACCTGCTGCCCAATGCGTATCGACTGACGCTGATGGGCGTAAGCCTGGCCGAAGCCGAGGTTTATCCCGACCGCGAACTTGCAATCAATCCGGGCCAGGTGTTCGGGCCACTCAACGGCATCGCGGCCAAGGACCCGGCGTTCGGCCTGGAAGCCGTATGGATCGAGGCCAGCCAGCGTGATCAGGCGCAATCGCTGGGCTATACGGTGGTGGATGCCAGCACCGTGATCGCTACTCATCTGAATCAGATCCTGCACAAGCATGCCCATGAACTGTTGGGGCATGAAGAAGTCCAGCAACTGATGCAGCTGCTGGCCAAGAGTTCTCCGAAGCTGGCCGAGGAACTGGTACCGGGGATGATCTCCCTCTCGACCCTGCTCAAGGTGCTGCAGGCGCTGTTGCAGGAACAGGTGCCGGTGCGCGATATCCGCACCATTGCCGAGGCCATCGCCAACGTCGCGCCCAAGAGTCAAGATCCCGCCGCTATGGTGGCGGCGGTGCGTGTCGCGCTTTCCCGTGCAATCGTGCAAAACGTTGTGGGACTAGAGCCGCAGCTGCCTGTGATCACCCTGGAGCCCAGGTTGGAACAGATATTGCTCAATAGTTTGCAGAAGGCTGGACAGGGTGCCGATGACGGCATTCTTCTGGAGCCGGGAATGGCTGAAAAGCTGCAGCGGTCATTGGTTGATGCAGCACAGCGTCAGGAAATGTTGGGCAAACCGGCGATTCTGCTGGTGGCCGGTCCGGTTCGCGCGATGCTGTCGCGATTCGCCCGCCTGGCAGTGCCCAGCATTCATGTCCTGGCCTACCAGGAAATACCGGATAACAAGCAGGTCACCATCGTTGCGACGGTGGGTCAGAATTAA
- the flhF gene encoding flagellar biosynthesis protein FlhF, with amino-acid sequence MQVKRFFAADMRIAMKMIRDELGADAVITGNRRVAGGVELTAMLDYPMEPVASSQPNAALEAELRKTQARIATAHAELSSPSRVQSGRDRQLLDEKPPAFEPPVPAATTTAALDSRAVEAMHSELQGLRELIEVQLGSIAWGQEQSRRPQQAGLWRRLQRIGLPADLSRSLLEKVSTVAEPRQAWRMLLAHLAQSIKVSKVEPLEEGGVIALVGPAGAGKTTTLAKLAARYVLKHGPQSIALASMDNYRIGAQEQLRTLGRILDVPVVQIDPSQPLAKTLQPLARKRLILVDTAGLPAGDAMMRMQLETLADRGIKSKNYLVLAATSQSQVLKAAWHNYRRCGLTGCILTKLDEAGSLGDVLGLTISQHLPIAYLADGPRIPDDLQLPRSHQLVSRAVSLQLEESPSEEAMADLFTGLYNGSSRKVG; translated from the coding sequence ATGCAGGTCAAACGTTTCTTCGCAGCCGACATGCGCATCGCCATGAAGATGATTCGTGACGAACTGGGCGCCGATGCCGTGATTACGGGCAATCGCCGTGTCGCTGGCGGCGTCGAGTTGACCGCTATGCTCGATTATCCGATGGAACCGGTTGCATCCAGCCAGCCTAATGCGGCGCTCGAAGCAGAGCTGCGCAAGACCCAGGCGCGGATCGCTACGGCTCATGCCGAGCTGAGCTCACCCTCGCGGGTGCAGAGTGGCAGGGATCGTCAACTGCTTGACGAAAAGCCCCCTGCATTTGAACCGCCGGTGCCAGCGGCAACCACTACGGCTGCACTGGATTCCCGTGCAGTGGAAGCCATGCACAGCGAGTTGCAGGGTCTGCGCGAACTGATCGAAGTACAGCTGGGGTCGATTGCCTGGGGACAGGAGCAAAGTCGCCGTCCGCAGCAGGCCGGCCTCTGGCGACGTCTGCAGCGCATTGGCCTGCCGGCTGATCTGTCGCGAAGCCTGCTGGAGAAAGTGTCCACCGTTGCCGAACCGCGTCAGGCCTGGCGCATGCTGTTGGCGCACCTGGCGCAGTCGATCAAGGTCAGCAAGGTCGAGCCCCTGGAAGAGGGTGGTGTCATTGCCCTGGTCGGCCCGGCTGGCGCAGGCAAGACCACCACGCTGGCCAAGCTGGCGGCGCGCTATGTGCTCAAGCACGGGCCGCAGAGCATTGCCCTGGCAAGCATGGACAACTACCGTATCGGTGCTCAGGAGCAACTGAGAACCTTGGGGCGCATCCTCGATGTACCGGTCGTTCAGATTGACCCCAGCCAGCCCCTGGCCAAGACGCTGCAACCCCTGGCGCGCAAGCGCCTGATTCTAGTCGACACCGCCGGCCTGCCGGCAGGTGATGCGATGATGCGCATGCAGCTCGAAACCCTGGCCGATCGCGGCATCAAGTCAAAAAACTACCTGGTGCTGGCGGCAACCAGCCAGAGCCAGGTCTTGAAGGCGGCGTGGCATAACTATCGGCGTTGCGGACTGACCGGCTGCATCCTGACCAAGCTGGATGAGGCGGGCAGTCTGGGCGACGTGCTTGGGCTAACGATTAGCCAGCATCTGCCGATAGCCTATCTGGCCGACGGGCCGCGTATACCTGATGACCTGCAGTTGCCACGCAGTCATCAACTGGTCAGTCGCGCGGTAAGCTTGCAACTAGAGGAGTCTCCCAGCGAGGAGGCCATGGCTGACCTGTTTACCGGGTTGTACAACGGATCATCACGGAAAGTCGGATGA
- the fleN gene encoding flagellar synthesis regulator FleN encodes MGTHPVQVIAVTGGKGGVGKTNVSVNLALALAELGRRVVLLDADLGLANVDVLLGLTTKRTLADVIAGECDLRDVLIQGPGGIRIVPAASGTQSMVQLSSLQHSGLIQAFSDIGDDIDVLIIDTAAGIGDGVVSFVRAAQEVLLVVTDEPTSITDAYALIKLLNRDYGISRFRVLANMAHTPQEGRNLFAKLAKVTERFLDVALQYVGAVPYDESVRKAVQKQRAVYEAYPRAKSSLAFKAIAQKVDTWPLPATPRGHLEFFVERLIRPAADTHE; translated from the coding sequence ATGGGTACTCATCCCGTACAGGTGATTGCGGTGACTGGCGGCAAGGGCGGCGTCGGCAAGACCAACGTATCGGTCAATCTGGCGTTGGCGCTGGCTGAACTCGGTCGTAGGGTAGTGCTGCTCGACGCCGACCTTGGCTTGGCCAATGTCGATGTCTTGCTGGGCCTGACTACCAAACGCACCTTGGCCGACGTCATCGCCGGTGAGTGCGATCTGCGAGATGTGCTGATCCAGGGGCCGGGCGGCATTCGTATCGTGCCTGCGGCCTCCGGTACCCAGAGCATGGTGCAGCTGTCCAGCCTGCAGCACTCGGGTTTGATTCAGGCGTTCAGTGATATCGGCGATGACATCGATGTACTGATCATCGACACCGCTGCCGGGATCGGCGACGGCGTGGTGAGCTTTGTCCGTGCCGCCCAGGAAGTGCTGTTGGTGGTAACGGATGAGCCGACCTCCATCACCGATGCCTACGCCCTGATCAAACTGCTTAATCGCGACTATGGCATCAGCCGCTTCCGCGTGCTGGCCAACATGGCGCATACCCCGCAGGAAGGACGCAACCTGTTTGCCAAGCTGGCCAAGGTTACCGAGCGCTTCCTCGATGTGGCATTGCAGTATGTGGGAGCGGTGCCCTACGACGAATCTGTGCGCAAGGCCGTCCAGAAACAGCGTGCCGTATACGAAGCGTACCCGCGGGCCAAGTCCTCGCTGGCGTTCAAGGCCATCGCTCAGAAGGTGGATACCTGGCCGCTGCCGGCAACCCCGCGCGGCCATCTGGAGTTCTTTGTGGAGCGCCTTATCAGGCCTGCCGCAGACACTCACGAATGA
- the fliA gene encoding RNA polymerase sigma factor FliA: protein MYYSKAQAKDSQYQLIDQYAPLVKRIAYHLLARLPASVQVDDLLQAGMIGLLEASKKYDAGKGASFETYAGIRIRGAMLDEVRKGDWAPRSVHRNSRMVSEAIRAIEAKTGRDAKDHEVAAELELSLDEYYGILGDTLGSRLFSFDDLLQEGEHGEFGEDAASAHPEPFRDLEDERFQQALAEAISNLPEREKLVLSLYYDEELNLKEIGQVLGVSESRVSQLHSQCAARLRARLGEWRAQ from the coding sequence ATGTATTACAGCAAGGCTCAGGCAAAAGACTCTCAGTACCAGCTCATCGACCAGTACGCACCCTTGGTCAAGCGCATCGCCTACCACCTGCTGGCGCGCTTGCCGGCCAGTGTGCAGGTCGATGATCTGCTGCAGGCGGGCATGATCGGGCTGCTCGAGGCATCGAAGAAATACGACGCCGGAAAAGGCGCCAGCTTCGAGACCTACGCCGGTATTCGTATTCGTGGTGCCATGCTTGATGAGGTGCGCAAAGGAGACTGGGCGCCGCGCTCGGTACACCGCAATTCGCGCATGGTCAGCGAGGCGATCCGGGCCATCGAGGCGAAAACCGGCCGCGACGCTAAAGATCATGAGGTTGCGGCCGAACTTGAATTGAGTCTGGACGAGTACTACGGCATTCTGGGCGACACTCTGGGCAGCCGTTTGTTCAGTTTTGACGATCTGCTTCAAGAGGGTGAACACGGAGAGTTTGGCGAGGATGCCGCCAGCGCACATCCCGAGCCGTTCCGTGATCTCGAAGACGAGCGTTTTCAGCAGGCCCTGGCGGAGGCCATCAGCAACCTGCCGGAACGTGAAAAGCTGGTGCTTTCGCTGTACTACGACGAAGAGCTGAACTTGAAGGAAATCGGCCAGGTTCTGGGCGTCAGTGAATCGCGGGTGAGTCAGCTGCATAGCCAGTGTGCGGCACGTCTGCGTGCTCGCCTGGGAGAGTGGCGCGCGCAGTAA
- a CDS encoding chemotaxis response regulator CheY, with the protein MKILIVDDFSTMRRIIKNLLRDLGFTNTAEADDGTTALPMLKSGSFDFLVTDWNMPGMSGIDLLRHVRADERLKHLPVLMVTAEAKRDQIIEAAQAGVNGYVVKPFTAQVLKEKIEKIFERVNG; encoded by the coding sequence ATGAAAATCCTCATCGTTGACGACTTCTCGACGATGAGACGGATCATCAAGAACCTCTTGCGCGATCTGGGCTTCACCAACACTGCCGAAGCAGACGACGGTACCACCGCGTTGCCGATGCTCAAGAGCGGCAGTTTCGATTTCCTCGTGACCGACTGGAACATGCCCGGTATGAGCGGCATCGACCTGTTGCGCCATGTGCGCGCCGATGAACGCCTCAAGCATCTGCCGGTGCTGATGGTGACCGCCGAAGCCAAACGTGACCAGATCATCGAGGCTGCACAGGCCGGGGTGAACGGCTATGTGGTCAAGCCATTCACTGCTCAGGTGCTCAAGGAGAAGATCGAGAAGATCTTCGAGCGCGTCAACGGCTGA
- a CDS encoding protein phosphatase CheZ — protein MSQADQSLVEFEVTLRARVPQLLESLQQGRLDETAQLLNELNQIRNNNLYQEVGKLTRELHNAIVKLEMDTSATGGDPSPITDATDRLSYVVAMTEKAANRTMDLVEESTPLVNYVSYEAQSLTADWQRFMRRDMNADEFRELVRRVDTFLQRAMNDGSQLSQNLSEIMLAQDFQDLTGQVIKRVTRLVSELESNLLNLVLMAGQVDRMAGIRHDCEAMRAEQERKRREKESSNGEGPQMHADIREDVVSGQDDVDDLLSSLGF, from the coding sequence ATGTCACAAGCAGATCAAAGTCTTGTGGAGTTCGAAGTAACTCTGCGAGCACGTGTGCCTCAGCTGCTCGAAAGTCTGCAGCAGGGCCGGCTCGACGAGACGGCGCAGCTGCTCAATGAGCTCAACCAGATTCGCAACAACAACCTCTATCAGGAGGTTGGCAAGCTCACACGCGAACTGCATAACGCCATCGTCAAGCTCGAGATGGATACCAGCGCCACCGGCGGCGATCCATCGCCCATTACCGATGCGACCGATCGTCTTTCCTACGTGGTGGCGATGACCGAAAAGGCCGCCAACCGCACCATGGACCTGGTGGAAGAATCGACGCCGCTGGTCAACTACGTCAGCTACGAAGCCCAGAGCCTGACGGCCGACTGGCAGCGCTTCATGCGCCGCGACATGAATGCCGACGAGTTCCGCGAGCTGGTTCGAAGGGTCGACACGTTTCTCCAGCGCGCCATGAACGATGGTAGCCAGCTATCGCAAAATCTCAGCGAAATCATGCTGGCTCAGGATTTCCAGGACCTTACCGGACAAGTGATCAAGCGGGTCACACGGCTGGTCAGCGAGCTTGAAAGCAACCTGCTGAACCTGGTGCTGATGGCCGGTCAGGTCGATCGCATGGCAGGCATCCGGCACGACTGCGAAGCAATGCGCGCAGAGCAAGAGCGAAAAAGACGAGAAAAAGAATCTTCCAACGGTGAAGGTCCGCAGATGCATGCCGATATACGAGAGGATGTCGTGTCCGGTCAGGATGATGTCGACGACCTGCTTTCGAGCTTGGGCTTTTAG
- a CDS encoding chemotaxis protein CheA produces the protein MSFDADEEILQDFLVEAGEILELLSEQLVELESSPDDSALLNAIFRGFHTVKGGAGFLQLHELVECCHVAENVFDILRKGERRVEPELMDVVLQALDAVNAMFSQVRERSEVTPASPELLAALARLAEPDTLDTPAAEPAPAEPEPEVTTADHEFEQLLGALGGSAAVDAPAADSGAASDEITDAEFEALLDQLHGEGQFKVDSGAAQHASAAKAPEAPVSDEITDEEFEALLDQLHGKGQFSEAPAAVSEQASVDTPVAAAEAAGDEITDDEFEALLDQLHGKGKFEAEAVAPASKPELKPEPTKPSAAPAKAAAAKPVAAPAKAAAAASEAETTVRVDTARLDEIMNMVGELVLVRNRLVRLGADSGDEAMSKAVANLDVVTGDLQSAVMKTRMQPIKKAFGRFPRLIRDMARNLKKEINLELIGEETDLDKNLVEALADPLVHLVRNAVDHGIEMPDEREAAGKPRAGKVVLSAEQEGDHILLVISDDGKGMDANVLRAKAVEKGMLDKDAAERLSELECYNLIFAAGFSTKTEISDVSGRGVGMDVVKTKISQLNGTVNVFSTKGQGSRVVIKVPLTLAIMPTLMVMLGNQAFAFPLVNVNEIFHLDLSHTNVVDGQEVVIVRDKALPLFYLKRWLVPDAKQEEQREGHVVILSVGNQTIGFVVDQLVGQEEVVIKPLGKMLQGTPGMSGATITGDGRIALILDVPSMLKRYARRI, from the coding sequence ATGAGCTTCGACGCCGATGAAGAAATCCTCCAGGACTTCCTGGTAGAGGCCGGCGAGATTCTCGAACTATTGTCAGAGCAGCTGGTGGAGCTGGAAAGCAGCCCGGATGACAGTGCCTTGCTCAATGCGATTTTTCGCGGCTTTCACACGGTAAAAGGCGGTGCCGGATTCCTCCAGCTGCATGAGCTGGTCGAATGCTGCCACGTTGCCGAAAACGTTTTCGACATCCTGCGCAAGGGCGAGCGCCGGGTTGAGCCGGAACTGATGGACGTCGTGCTGCAGGCACTGGACGCCGTCAATGCCATGTTCAGCCAGGTGCGCGAGCGCAGCGAAGTCACTCCGGCATCGCCCGAGCTGCTGGCTGCCCTGGCCCGGCTTGCCGAGCCGGACACGCTGGATACTCCGGCAGCAGAGCCTGCTCCGGCCGAGCCGGAGCCTGAAGTGACGACTGCCGATCATGAGTTCGAGCAGCTGCTCGGGGCGCTGGGCGGTTCGGCTGCTGTCGATGCGCCTGCCGCCGATTCCGGTGCGGCGAGCGATGAAATCACCGATGCCGAATTCGAGGCCCTGCTCGATCAGCTGCATGGTGAAGGGCAGTTCAAGGTCGACTCCGGTGCTGCGCAACATGCGTCTGCAGCCAAGGCTCCAGAGGCGCCGGTTAGCGACGAAATCACCGATGAAGAGTTCGAGGCTCTGCTCGACCAGCTGCACGGCAAGGGCCAGTTTAGCGAGGCGCCTGCCGCTGTGTCTGAACAGGCCAGCGTAGATACGCCGGTCGCTGCCGCTGAGGCTGCTGGTGATGAAATCACCGATGATGAATTTGAAGCCCTGCTCGATCAATTGCATGGCAAGGGCAAGTTCGAAGCAGAAGCAGTAGCGCCTGCGTCAAAGCCTGAGCTTAAGCCTGAACCGACCAAGCCAAGTGCGGCACCGGCAAAGGCGGCTGCAGCGAAACCGGTTGCCGCACCTGCCAAGGCAGCTGCCGCGGCCAGCGAAGCCGAAACCACAGTGCGTGTCGACACTGCGCGGCTCGACGAGATCATGAACATGGTCGGCGAGCTGGTGCTGGTGCGTAACCGGCTGGTGCGCCTGGGTGCCGACAGCGGCGACGAGGCCATGTCCAAGGCTGTAGCCAACCTTGACGTGGTCACTGGCGACCTGCAAAGCGCGGTGATGAAAACGCGCATGCAGCCGATCAAGAAGGCATTCGGTCGTTTCCCACGCTTGATTCGCGATATGGCGCGCAACCTGAAGAAGGAAATCAACCTTGAGCTGATCGGTGAAGAAACCGATCTGGACAAGAACCTCGTCGAGGCACTGGCCGATCCGCTGGTGCACCTGGTGCGCAACGCGGTGGATCACGGTATCGAAATGCCGGATGAGCGTGAGGCCGCCGGCAAGCCGCGCGCCGGCAAGGTGGTTTTGTCCGCCGAGCAGGAGGGCGATCACATCCTGCTGGTCATCAGCGATGACGGCAAGGGGATGGATGCCAATGTCCTGCGCGCCAAGGCGGTCGAGAAAGGCATGCTGGACAAGGATGCGGCCGAGCGCCTGAGTGAGCTTGAGTGCTACAACCTGATCTTCGCGGCGGGCTTTTCGACCAAGACGGAAATTTCCGACGTGTCCGGCCGTGGCGTCGGCATGGACGTGGTCAAGACCAAGATTTCCCAGCTCAACGGCACGGTCAATGTCTTTTCCACCAAGGGCCAGGGCTCGCGTGTCGTGATCAAGGTGCCGCTGACGCTGGCGATCATGCCGACCCTGATGGTGATGCTGGGTAATCAGGCATTCGCGTTCCCGCTGGTCAACGTCAACGAGATTTTCCACCTCGATCTGTCCCATACCAACGTTGTTGATGGCCAGGAAGTGGTGATCGTGCGCGACAAGGCGTTGCCGCTGTTCTACCTCAAGCGCTGGCTTGTGCCAGACGCGAAGCAGGAGGAGCAGCGTGAAGGGCATGTGGTGATCCTGAGTGTCGGCAACCAGACCATCGGCTTCGTCGTCGATCAGCTGGTGGGGCAGGAAGAAGTGGTGATCAAGCCTCTGGGCAAAATGCTGCAGGGCACGCCAGGCATGTCCGGTGCGACCATCACTGGCGATGGTCGGATAGCCCTGATCCTTGATGTGCCGAGCATGCTCAAGCGTTACGCACGCAGGATCTGA